A window of the Gimesia sp. genome harbors these coding sequences:
- a CDS encoding DUF1257 domain-containing protein yields MSHIVEIKTEVRDEAAISAACQRLKLEAPTQGTVKLFSDSATGTIVKLPGWRYPAVFDTQSGQARFDNFEGRWGEQHQLDRFLQGYAVEKTRIEARRKGHTVTEQAQADGSIKLTVQVGGAV; encoded by the coding sequence ATGAGTCATATTGTGGAAATTAAAACCGAAGTCCGGGACGAGGCAGCCATCAGTGCCGCCTGTCAGCGTCTCAAGCTGGAGGCACCAACGCAGGGGACGGTAAAGCTTTTCAGTGACTCTGCCACCGGTACGATCGTCAAACTACCTGGCTGGCGATATCCGGCTGTGTTCGACACACAATCCGGCCAGGCTCGCTTCGACAACTTCGAAGGCCGCTGGGGCGAGCAACATCAACTGGATCGCTTCCTGCAGGGGTATGCCGTTGAGAAGACACGCATCGAAGCGCGTCGTAAGGGACACACGGTGACCGAGCAGGCTCAGGCTGACGGCTCGATCAAGTTGACGGTCCAGGTAGGAGGTGCTGTATGA
- a CDS encoding DUF2997 domain-containing protein: MNRTIEITVTPDGQTRVETKGFSGAGCREASRFIEEALGKRASERTTAEFFQIADERQRLQEGGG; the protein is encoded by the coding sequence ATGAATCGGACGATCGAGATCACAGTCACCCCGGACGGACAGACTCGTGTGGAGACCAAAGGCTTTTCCGGAGCCGGCTGCCGCGAAGCCAGCCGGTTCATTGAGGAAGCCCTGGGGAAACGGGCCAGCGAACGGACCACGGCGGAGTTCTTTCAGATCGCTGATGAACGGCAACGCCTTCAGGAAGGAGGTGGTTGA